In Phalacrocorax carbo chromosome 17, bPhaCar2.1, whole genome shotgun sequence, the genomic window GTCACCCCGTCGTGGGCAGGGACCCCCATGCCACCCAGGGACCCCAGTGTGCCACCCCGTCTTGCTGTTGGAGACCCCTCTGAGCCACCGACTCTGTTGTGCCGTTCCTGGTTATGGGTagggacacccccacccccgccaccCCCTTGCCGCTGTTGGGGACCCACTGTGCCCCCCATTGCCACGGTCAGCTACAGGCAGGGGCCTTCCCCTCATCACCTGTGGGCCAGGGACCCCCCTGTGCCACCCCACTGCTGTGCCAGGGACCCTGGCCATGTCACTTCTGCCACCAGGGGCCAAGCCCCGGCAGCACAGAACCCCAGAGCCCTGGGTCAGGGTGGGGGTTCCCACCGGAGACCAGTGtcgtccccccaccccagaaaaGCCGCCTGGAGCCGGTGCAGGGACAATAGCCGTGTCCCCCGCTCACCCCAGGGCCAGCTGCCAGAGCCACGCTCTGCTGAATCCCCGCCGTAAAAGGAGGGCTCAGCTGCCCCGCATGGCCCTAATCCAGGGAGGGGAGTGCATCTCCCCTGCATCCCAGAGCCAAGCACAGCTTGGGGCACCCACTGCCAGCCCCTCGTCTCAGGGAGCCCTATCTGACCCCTCGCCAGCAGGGTCACGGtcacagcagggagggaggcgatgccagggagcagcaggcgCTGCTTCCCCGTGAGCCACCCACGCACCTGGTAGGTACAGGCATAAACACCACCATTTCCTGGGTGCAGAGGTAAACAAAGGTGCCAGCGCCTGGGGTGTCTCAGTGCCTGCCCCATGCGGGGCAGCTGAGCTGCGgtggagggcaggggaaggtgatccccccccccacctcccgggCAGGAGAAACAGGGCATTAAAAAACCAGAGCACTTGTTGGAACGCTGCTATTTTGGGCCACGCCAGGGGAGGGAAGCGCTGTGTGGCCCCCATGGTGGCGGGGAGCATCCTTGGGGTCGGGAACACCGGGAGGGGGATCCCACAGGAGGTGCcccagcagggaaggaggcaggcgatgctggagctgtgctgggagtAGGGGGGGGCCCTGAGGGAGCCCctccatgcagcagcagggctaagggggggcggggagcaggagctggcagagctccCAGCGCCTGGCAGGCAGCACTCCCAGTGACCCAGGGGATGCTGCATGCCGGAGCCGCGCTGGGAGGGGAACCGTCCCCACGCAACAGGCGTGTGGCCCACAGCCCCGTGATGGGGGTGCAGGATCCAGCCTCCGATACCCTCTGTGGGGGAAGGACAGAGGGAATctagggcaggaggaggagcaggggccCGGGGAGGGAAGCTAGGTCAGCCTGGgcatgctggctgctgccagggccGTGGGGTGGGAGCCTGGGGAACACAGCGCCTGATTGAGAGCAAGCGCCAGCTGGGGGGGATGAGTGTCCCCTGGCAAGGAGGAGAAGCCCTGGGGCACAGGTGGTGCAGGCTGGACCAGTTGTCCCCACCCAGGGCACCAGGAGCTTCCTGCATCCGTGTACCAGGCAGGGTGAAAGCCAACAAAACTTTATTCAATAAATAATTACACAGCATTAAGAAGAGGAAGGTTTCACGCTACGGGCTATAGCGGCTCAGCAGCTTCCTTGCTGCCACTGGCCGGCTTCAGGCCCAAGTACCGCAGCAGGCCGTGGAGCTCCTGGCAGCTCGCTGCCACGTCAGGCATAGCCAACAGGAcctggggagagcagcagctttAGTGACGGCGTTTGGGATGAGGGGTTGGGTCACTGCAGTCACAGCAAGGGTGAGAGCCATGAACCACAAACCTTACCTCTTTCATCTTCTCCTGCATCTCCTCGTGGGTCCTCAGCACTTTCTGGGCATGATGGAGCCTCATCTCCAGCCCTTGGACCTGAAGTGGGAGATGCCTGGTGGGAGCCTGCCCTGAGATTGGGCAGGGACCAGcccaggagggagaggggacTAGAGCCAGGGCAGCCCCTCAGAGCTCCCCGTACCTGCTCCAGGTACTTGTCAGAGAGCAGCAGATTCTCATCCTCTTtctccaggagcagcagccgCAGTTTATCCACCTGCAAGAGCAGCAAGTGCCACTGAGAGCTCACTGTGGGGCGAGAGccacggggtggggggctctgctctgctgtcccACTGGTCGCCCGCTCAAGGAGCAAAGGCTGGAGAGATCCCCTGACCAGAGAGGTGGGTGACACGAGGAGccctcagccccagcagcccccccaccTCACCTCCTGCCGCAGCAGGACCCGCTCCTGGACGTAGGCAGCGTCCACCTTGGGCTCCTGCCCCCGCATCTCCTCCCACAGCACCTTGGCCTCCGTCTCCGCACGCTGGAGTGAGCGCTTCAGCTGGGAGATCTCTCCCTTCAGCCTCTACACGGGGAAAGGAGATGCTGAGAGGGGTCCTGtggccagcacccccaggcgTGCAGCTCGGCCAGGCCCCCATCACGCACTGTGACTTCCCCACTCTTGTCAATGAGTTGCAGCATCTTCTCTTCCTGCTGTTTCACCACGTCCTGCAGCTCCTTCTCATTCTGCAGGGGGAAGTAGTAGTGTCAGGCAGTGCCTggccccagccacccccagcacccctggggggcagggagcaggtTTTCTTATGTTTGAGAAGGTCAGATGAGCCAGGAGCACCCATGGGGCATCGCTGGAGCCGGTCACCCAGATTTCTCCGTGTCCTAGATCAGCATCCGTCCCAGTTCGGCTCTGCCCTGGGGTGAGTGCTGGCCCACTTCTGGCACCGGCTCACCTCTAGCTTGCCCCTCAGTGCCTTGTTCAGCTTGGCAATGGTGGCAGCCTGGGCATCCATCTTCTCTTGACTCTCGGCCGTCACTGTCTCCAGCCGGAGCTCCAGGTCAGAGCTGGGAGAGAAGAGCTGGGCTGAGCGGGTGGGGATCGCAGCCAACCACCAAACCCCCTCCTGGGCATCCCACCAGCCCCGTAGTGGGAGAGGCCAACCCGCCAGTCAGAAAAAGCCCTTCTAGCCATGTCAGGAGAGGCCTAATCCAGAgctggggtgagaggcagacCCCGGACAGGCTGCCTGCAGGAGATACCATGCCCGGGAGAGCGGTGCCCATGCCTCGCCCTTGACACGATCCCCCACTGAACTCACATCTCCGTCTGCAGCGCCTTGAACTCGCTCTGCTCCAGGTCCTGGATGCGGGAGCTCAGCATGGCCAGGTCAGAGACCACAGTTCGCAGTTCCTTCACGCTCTCCAGCAGACCGTCCTcgggctctgcaggcagggcacaggctcAGGAGCGGCACGGAGGGAACGTCAGCCGCAGGGGACACAGAGCCAAGCAGGAAGGCATGCCTGCTCGCCCCCCTCcatgcaggcagccctgcagctttGGAGCAGGGTCCAGGGCAGGGTGACAGCCCCAGTACCTAATGGCTTTGGTGTAGAGGCAGGTTTGTCCTTGGTAAACGCGCTCCCACCTCCGGCAGCTTCACTGGCATCTGCAAGAGGAGAGGACAGAGGCGCTGCTCCCACCCCTGCACGCTGCAGGGAGCATGGCCAGAGCTCACCCACACACCCATCTGCCCTGGGGAGCTCAGAGAAGACCCTGGCCACTCGCAGGAGCCATGACCCAACCCACAGCTGCCACAAGGGAACAACCAGGGGATCCACAGGGAAAGGCTCGGGGATGGCACCGGGATCGCCTCCTCGCTCAGCAACAGTGCACATCCCCAGCACAGGGGGAGCGATCCCCGATACAGGgacccctgcagcaccccgaCAGTGGGTCCCAGCTCACCTTTCCCCGACACCGCTTTCAGGACGCTGCCCACGAAGGACCCCCCACTGCAGTACGGGGTGCGGCATGCCGGCGTGCGGCAGGCGGGGGTCCAGGCACGGCGAGGTGTCTGCCAGCCCGGTGTCCGCGGAGCTGGGGTCCAGGCTCTGCTTCTCAATGGGGCATCATCCTTcaggggggagggagagctcGGTGCTGGAGCGTGGCTCAGGACAGCTCAGTGCTGCCCCAGCAAATGGCGGGGGGTCTCAAAGCCACGCCATGGAGAGCCACAGGGGTCTGACCCGCTCCGTGGGCCACTCAGTCCGTGGGGCAGGGCTCCTAcctcctcttgcagagcaaCCCTGAGGCAGTCAGCAAGCTCCTGTAGCCGCATCTTGCTCTCAGTGATGTCCGTGGAGCACCAGGAGACTTTTTCCCTCTTGAGATGCAAGTCGAGGAGCTCAGCCTTAGTGCtttccagctccttgctgaggGCTGCCTGCTCTTCCCTACAGGATGGCATCAGCCTCAGCAGGGGCAGCGTTCCCCCTCCTTGGTGTGGGACAGGAACATTTCCCACACCTGCCTGCCACTGTGACCCAGGGGGGTGCAAATCCCACAGATTTATGCAGCTTCCCCCAAGATGGGGGTCTGCTGGGCTTCCCCAGAGCCTCTTCCACCCGCCTGGGCAACCACCCTTGGTGGGACAGCAGTGACCAGAGCTGCGTCCCCCTGTGTGTCCCCTACTCCCCAGGAGGGATGCGATTTCCAAAAAATACAGGGGTTCAAGCAGAGGCAGTGAGCAGGGTCAGTACCGCAGGCGCAGGTGGGAGTCCATCAGCTCCTCGTACTGCAGGTTGTGCTCCTGCAGGGCGGCCAGCGAGGACTTGAGCCTGGCCtccacctccagcagctgcGTACGGGACATGCAGTTCTCCTGGTCGAGGAACTGCAAGAGGGCGGGGGAACAGAGCCATGAGCACCTGGCCAGACACCCGAGGGGGCCcactgggacccccagcacGGTCCCTCCCACGCCTCAGGGTGCAGTTCCTGATTAGGGGCAGTTTTACCCCAGCAGACCAACCCCCAGAAGACCAGCAGTTTGCCAGGGGCATAGGATGGGCTGGGGGATGACACCATGCCTGCAGCCAGAGGAATTATCTCCAGAAGCTGATCCCTCCTCCCCAGGAATCGCCGCCGGGCAGGATGGAGAACAGCGCTACGTGCGGGATGTCAACCGCCCTTGCTGTGCTTAACCCCCCCGCAGGAGGGCTAATCCCGCTCCTGGCCGGCCGCCGGCGTTTCCACGAGGCCGTGACGGGGCTGGCAGCGCGTGACAGCATGGGCAGGGGCCGGCAGCTCCTACCTCCCGGCACTCGGTTGCCTCCCGCAGCTCCTGGCACAGCCCGTTGCACTCCTGCTGCAGGGTGTCCCTCTCCCGCGCCAGCCTGTGGGAAAGGGATGGGATCGGGGGGTGCCACGTTTTGGGGGCAAGGGGTGGCAGGAGGTggctcggggcggggggtgggtgtggaatgccctgccccagggctcagACCCACCACGCCATCTCCTCCCACTGCTTCTCGTTCTCCTGCTGCAGCGCATCCCGCTCCTGCTCCACGTTGGCCAGATTCTTCATCAGGGAGCTCAGGTCTGCGAGGGGCAGAGCCGTCAGCGcggggcaggggatgggggcaGCTCCAACCCCTCCGTGTCACCCACCCCTACCTGTGCTGAGGCGCGAGTTGGCCACCgtcagctgctccagctgagcCACCGCGTCCCGCAGAGCCACCGAggcctcctccagctggcaggaTGCCTGCAGACATGGTGCCCTCCAGGCTTGCTTTGGGCTCCTCTTCCCCATGGGGGGTTCCCACACCAAGGGTGCCCCAAGTCCTCCAGGGGAGTATCCCAGACACCCCCAGGCACTGCTCAGCACGAGGCAAGCCCCTACCTCCTCCTTGGCTTGAAGAGCTTCACCTGCTCGCTGCCTCGTGGCATCGcgctcctccaggcagctccgCAGCTTGTCGGGCACGCTCTCCAGCACGGCCCGGCACCGGGACACCAGGGCCCTCGCCTGCTCCCGCTGCAAGGGGAGACGGTGCTGGGCAGAGCCGAGCACAGCACAGCCGTGTCGGCTGGTGGCTCTGCCCGGCTGCGTGACCAGGGATGGGTCTGGCAGCCAGGCTGCCCGTGGCACCCAGGGCACAAAGTGCTGCGAGGTGGAGCGAAGCAGCACCAGCCTGGACTGCACTGGCAGGAAGGTGAGGGGGCTGAGCCTGCCACCAGTCCCCACGGGGACAGCCCTCACCTCCGCGTCCAGGGCTCGCCTTTCCTCCTCCAGATTTTCAAAGGTGACGTCTATGAATTCCCTGAAAGGCTGAGTCTCAGCAACCAGGGatgcctgcagggcaggagagacGGGTCAGTGCTGCCATGGTGGAAAAGCCACATTCAATGGTGGTGGAGGGAGGTGAGCACCGGCCCCAAAGCCAGAtctgcagcagcttcccagctTCGGCACCAAGAAACCTCTGACGGACCCAAGCCCATGGCAGACCATTGCTCAGAGCATCACCCAAGCCCAGGACACGGGgatgccctgccagccccgctgGGACCCAGCAGGGAGGCAGCGGTGCCCACCCGCTCAGTACCTGCTGGTCGATGGCATCcaccagcagcgtgcccagctCTCGCTGGGAGGCCAGGCTCTGGTCGCGGGCACTGATCCGGGCGCTGGCGTGGGCACGGAAGGCCTCCAGGAAGCGATCGCCCTGCCGAGGGAAGGATGCTGCTCCGGACACGGCATCGCACGAGGGGCAGCTCCCAGGAGCCATCCCCACACCCTGCTGTAGCCCAGggctcctgctcccagcaggaCACAGCCTGAGCCAAAAAACCATCCCGAGAGCTCCGGCCACCCCAGGCAGCCACAGCCCTTCTGGCCTTCCAGGGCCACATCAggcttttccccccaaaataccAGAGAGACCTTCCCCCTCTGCAGAGACGGGCAGAGCCGTGGGTCACCCCATCACAGGCACAGGGATGGCAGAGCCTGCCCGTATCACCCCACCAGCTGCCCCCCTACCTCCTCCTTGGCTCGGAGGGCTTCATCTGCTCGCTGCCTCATGGCATCCcgctcctccaggcagctccgCAGCTTGTTGGGCACGCTCTCCAGTACAGTCCGGCACCGGGACACCAGGGCCCTCACCTGCTCCTGCTGTGAGGGGGGACGGTGCCCAGAAGCACCAGGTATAGCCGACAGCTGCCATGTGCGCCGACAACGCCAGCATCTCCCAAAACCGAGGGAAAAGGGTGCCCAGCCCAGCTGCGTGGGGCTCACCTCCTGGTCAAGGGCTCCGTGCTCATCCTGCAAGCTCTGAAATGCAGCATCCGCAAGGCCCCGAAACAGGAGGCACTGCCTGCTCCAGGCACTCTGGGGAAGGGACAAGGGCACCGGCACTCAGGCAGCGCTCCCGGGGCTGGCACAGGCAGCGCCGGGCGTGCGCGTGCCCTGCCAGGCTGAGACCAGGCACACTCGTCACATGCCAGCCAGCCGAGACGCACCGTCCCCGCGGTGGTTAGCTCCAGCTCCCGCTGCAGGtcccgctccgcgccccgctGCCGCTGCAGagcctctgttttcttccacagCTCGAAGTAGAGGTTGCGGTAGATCTCTTCCTCCTGAGGGCATCCCGGCAGAGCGGAGGGGGCTTCGCACCGGCCCTGCTCCACCCTGCGGTCCAGAGCGAGCCATTCGGCTCTGACAccacccatccctccctcccgcgGGCCAGGTCATCCACAAATGATTCAAAtccagcatgctcagcaggtcGAGCTGGGCACGATAACGCGGCTGGAGCTGCTCCAGATGCATGATGCCATGTGCCGTGCCACGCCACTGGGCTGCGGTCCAGCCGGGGACACCGCTCCACCGAGGCCACGGAAAACGGGGTGGCATTGTCCGGGCAAGGGATCTTACCCCTTTGGGGTGGGTGACATCCGTCTGCGTGAGCACATCCCTCTGCTCGGCCGGCCCCACGCTGGGCAGCGGCCGCTGGCTCTCCTGCCAGTCACGCAGCTGGAGCGAGAGGGCTTCGATGATGATGAGGGTGCTCTCCAGCCGCCCCTCCAGCTCTGCCCGCGGCAGGGACTTCAGCTGCTCCCGGGGACAGCTGGGGACAGAGAGAGGGGCTTGAGGCAGGGACAGCCCGTGGGTGCCACAGCCCCATTTCAGGGGGGCACATCCCCACGCTTACTGCCAGAGCAGGGAGTCCGTTTCAGCAGCGCTGTCCTTGGCACAGGGGGGGCCGCCCATGGATGTGTTTGTGCTCATCTCCCGCAGGTCCCGGGGGGTCATGAAAGTGCCAGTGACCGCCGTGGGCACGGGGGTCACGCTGGTGCCGGCGACCGCCGTGGGCACGGAGGTCACGCTGGTGCCGGCGACCACCGTGGGCACGGGGGTCATGCTGGTGCCGGCGACCACCGTGGGCACGGGGGTCACGCTGGTGCCGGCGACCGCCGTGGGCACGGGGGTCACGCTGGTGCCGGCGACCGCCGTGGGCACGGGGGTCACGCTGGTGCCGGCGACCGCCGTGGGCACGGGGGTCACGCTGGTGCCGGCGTCGTGCCGTGGCAGGGGCAGGCTGTGCCGCAGGGATTCCAGCAGGGACGAGGTGTTGAGGCTCTTCTCCAGCCACATCAGCGGCAGCATCCAGGACACGGCAGCCGGGGCCGCCACGGGCAagggggtggtggtggccgTTGCCTCTGGCCCGGCACGCTCAGAGCCACCTGCCTTTGTgtgagggggtgtgggggggcccTGCTCTAGGGGGGCAGGGGCCAGGGACTCAGCCCCCTGAGGGGTGTCTTGGCAAGGCAGGGGACCCACACTCCCACCTCCAGACGGGGGCTCAGGGTCCaaggggctgcaggagaggtCGGCGTGTGCCACTCGCCAGCCATGGAAGGTAGCTTCCTGCGGGGTGGAGCTGGTGCCAGGGGGCCCAGGCGTGCAGGGTGCTAGAGTGGTGCTGCCCAGGGAGTTTGGGGTGCAAGGCGCTGAGCTGATGATGCCAGGGGaccctggggtgcagggctctgcagtggtgctgctggggggctcCGGGGTACACAACCCCAGGACGGGACTGCATAAGGGGgctggcacagtgctgctgggggacTTTGGGGTGCAGGGCCCTGGGATGGGGCTACCAGGGGGCTCCAGATTGGCGCTGCTGGGAGACTCTGAGGTGCTGGGCCCTGGGATGGGGCTGCACAAGGGGGCTGgcacggtgctgctgggggactCTGGGGTGCAGGGCCCTGGGATGGGGCTACCAGGGGGCTCCAGGTTGGCGCTGCTGGGAGACTCTGAGGTGCTGGGCCCTGGGATGGGGCTGCACAAGGGGGCTGGCACGGTGGTGCTGGGGGACTCTGGGGTGCAGGGCCCTGGGATGGGGCTGCACAGGGGGgctggcacagtgctgctgggggacTCTGGGGTGCAGGGCCCTGGGATGGGGCTGCACAGGGGGGCTGgcacggtgctgctgggggactCTGGGGTGCAGGGCCCTGGGATGGGGCTGCACAAGGGGGCTGGCACAGTGCTGACAGGGGGCTCTGGGGTGCAGGGCCCTGGGATGGGGCTGCACAAGGGGGCTGgcacggtgctgctgggggactctggggtgcaggaccctgggatggggctgcACAGCGGGGCTGGCACGGTGCTGACAGGGGGCTCTGGGGTGCAGGGCCCTGGGATGGGGCTACCAGGGGGCTccaggctggtgctgctgggggactCTGGGGTGCTGGGCCTTGGAGTAGAACTGCCAGGGGACTCCAGGCTGGTACTGCTGGAGGGTTCCGGTGTGCTGGGCACCAGGGTAGGATTCCTAGGGGTCGTGGGGGCATGAGGCTTCAGTGTGGGACTCCCAGGGGTCTCCGAGGTGCTGAGCTCCAGGGTGGGAGTGCCAGGGGGCTCTGCgatggtgctgctgggggactCCAGGGTGTGAGGCACTAgggtggtgctgctggaggggagcaggataGCACTTCTAGGGGGTCCTGGCGTGCAGGGCACGGGGATGATGCTGCTGCGGGTCCCCCGGGTGCAGGACACTGGGGTGGCGCAATCATTGTCCTACAGGAcatttgggggggtgggaggagaggtcagggctgccctgcccttccccccAGCATCCCATAGCAGTTTCCCCCAGTCTCCCCATTTCCCCTACCCCAGTAGATACACGtgtcccaccaccaccctggtACCCCACCCCCGCATCCCCTCCTATTACCCCGacccccgtcccgtcccgcccaCCACCGCAGCGCTCCGCCAACCCCGCACCGACCTTGAGCCGCAGGCGGCGGAACAGCGGGGTGAGGCTGGTGCGTTCGGCGCCCGGCTGCAGCCGCAGCTCCTGCAGGGGGGCGCGCCGGGGCCGCTGCTGcgcctggggcggggggcggtaCCGGGGGTCACCGGCGGCACCCCCGGCGGCACCCCCGGcggcaccccccacccccccgcgcACGTACAGGGAACGCTCCGCCCTGCACCAGACCCGCCACCCCCGCACCCACCTCCGGGCACGGTCGGGGCCGCGCCCCCCAAACCggtggcccccccccccggccccgggccgcACTCACGGCGGGGATCTGGGCGGCCCGCATGGCGCGGACCCGCTCCGctcccgctccgctcccgctCCGCTCCCGATCCGGTCCCGCTCCGGTCCCGatcccgccgctccccgcgcgctgccgccgctgcccgTTTGAAAACTACGCGCCGCTCTGATTGGCTGCTCCGCGCACGCGTCACTCCGCCGGAGAGGCTGTTAGAGGCGGGGCTATGCCCGGCGGTGGGCGTGGCTTGTAACGAGGCTCCGCCCCCCCCGCGGGCAAGCACTGTGCAGCGCCGAGCACCGGGGACGCGCAGACCTTGGCGGGGGAACGGGATCGggcccagcacccccagcagcagTCCCGGGGGAAGCAGCTCCGCACGGCCCCCCCCAGGCCTGCCGGGGGAGGGGTGGGaaccagccccgcagccccccccaggGGTCCCACTCGAGTCAAGGCAGCACCGACAGCAGAGCCCGCGGCTCTCGGGTTTATTGCTCCTGTGGGGAGAGGTACAGTGTTGTGGTCGGGGGGACCCGGCCCAGCAGGGTCCAACCTGCTACtagggtgtgggggggggatGTCGATGTCCCTGAGTGATgccgggggtccccggggcCGTGGGGGCTCAGCCAGGCCAGGGCCGGCCCGGAGGGGCAGTGAGGTCACAGTCGAAGTCAGCAAAGGCAGCGGGGTCGAGCGGGGGCTGCTCAGGGGCACGGGGGGCCACCGCCACTGCCACCGGGTCCTTCTGCAGCAGGTCGGCATCGAAGGCCACCCCACGGAAGAAGGGGTGGCCCTGGAAGTGGTGGAGGTAGCGTAGGCGACGTAGGGGGTTGTGGCACAGCAGCTGGGGACCGAGGGAGGACAGTGAGTAGTGGGGACCTCAGCATCCAGCCTGGGGGTCTGGCAGGGACCCCAAAATCTGGGCAGGAGGGTTACCTCAGCAAGCAACCGGGCCAGCGCACGACTGAGCGCAGGCGGGCTCTCGTAGGTGCTCGTCTTGACGCGCTCCAGCATGGCCACGTGGTCCGCTGCCGGCGCCACAGGGAACTGGGGGGGGCAGGAAGCAGATTTAGGGGCTCCATGGGGTGCCCttatcccccccaccccatggtCCTCACCTCCCCGCTGGCCAGGGCGAAGAGCAGGACTCCCAGGGACCACCAGTCGGCTGTGTGGCTGTAGGGCCCCCCACTCAGCACCTCTGGGGCTGCGGGGACAAGCAAGTGAGCACCCATGGGGGCCATGCCCCCCACCGcaggccctgctgcagcccccttACCCATGTACTGCAGGGTTCCACAGATGGTGTGGGCTCGCTCACCCCAGTGCAGGTGCCGGGAGAGGCCGAAGTCGGTGAGCTTGAGGTGTCCTGCGGGGCAAGACACCACATGGGGATCCACAGACGGGGTGTCCCCATGGACGGGGTGTCCCACAGACGGGGTGTCCCCACACTGGTGCCACCAGACTCTTACCTCTCTCATCCAGGAGGATGTTCTCCATCTGAAACAAGACAGGTGCTGGCATTGCCTCTCCATGCCAGGGGGTTCAgagaccccccccaaccccctcctctggcccccccggccccgctgtcACCCACCTTCACATCCCTGTGCACGATGCCCAGGTCGTGGAGATACACTGGGAAGAAGATGGAGCCGTCAGAGCCGCAGGTGCCCTCCCGGCACGGTGCCTGCTGCCACCCCCCTgtacccagcaggcagctgcccaccCCTGGGATGGCTGTCCTGCCTGCAggtccccagcagcagggacagcgGCGGCGGCTGTCCCCAGCATGGCAGGCCACtcacccagcaccagcaccagctcGGCAGCGAAGAGGCGGACGGTGGCCTCGGCGAAGCGCTCGGCGGCGCGCCACAGCGCGTGCAGGTCTCCGGTGCTGCAGTAGGTGCACACTGCCGGGACGGGCGACGGGCCTTACCGATGGGCTATGCCACGGGGCCGGGCTGGCACGAGGGGCAccagggcggcggggggggggcagctgggTGACTGGGGCCACACATGATGGTGACATGGGCACCAGGACCATGCACGGGGTTGGTGACAGCGCTGGGGCTGTATGGGCAGTGAGGCGGCACCAAGGTGACACAAGCATCAATTTGGGCACTGGGACTAAGGTGACACGGACACCACagcccagggcactgggagcatACGAGTACTGGGGCCATGCACCGCAGTGACATGGCCACCGGAGCCCTGTGGGCACTGGGAACACACAAGCTACATGGACACCGAGGTGGCACGGCCATCAGTGCCACCGAGGTGCCTCGTTCACCCCATGCTGGTCCTGCTGCGGctcgtccccatccccatccctgcggtgggtggggggtgggagcCGGCAGCCAGCGCCTGGATCCCCGCAGGGCAGCGGGCAGTGCGGGGGGAGCGTGCGCGTGTGCAGGGACACGTGTGCGGGCGGCGGGGACACGTGCGCGGgcgggggggactggggggagCCCGTGGGCAGATGGTCACTCACTGATGAAGAGGTGGCGCTGGCCCTGCCAGCTGTCCCCCAGCCCGTGGACAAACGGGTGCCTGACCTGTCTCTGGGGACATAAAGCAGAGAGGGTGAGCGgcccccagggtggggggctgggggggctggggacctccctcctgccaccctccctccgcagccccagcagcctcctgccatCCCCACAGCTGCCCTGAACCCCGTCATGGGCTGGGATCCACCCTGGACTCTCCCAACCTGGATGCTGACTTCTTCCTTGCACTGCTTGAGGGTGTCACGGCGCAGCACCTCCACTTTGGGCATGACCTGGGGATGCGAGGGGCCGtcaggggggcaggg contains:
- the RSKR gene encoding ribosomal protein S6 kinase-related protein, with product MGATSSGPGPAPAPVRPPQGRALGSWVRALLGRAAPVPAPGLALAPRGPAEEPPLPGWPLPQLVSLFLPEFPVRPSARQQQLKILGFVAKGSFGTILKVLDCGREKVCAVKVMPKVEVLRRDTLKQCKEEVSIQRQVRHPFVHGLGDSWQGQRHLFIMCTYCSTGDLHALWRAAERFAEATVRLFAAELVLVLVYLHDLGIVHRDVKMENILLDERGHLKLTDFGLSRHLHWGERAHTICGTLQYMAPEVLSGGPYSHTADWWSLGVLLFALASGEFPVAPAADHVAMLERVKTSTYESPPALSRALARLLAELLCHNPLRRLRYLHHFQGHPFFRGVAFDADLLQKDPVAVAVAPRAPEQPPLDPAAFADFDCDLTAPPGRPWPG